Proteins encoded by one window of Cylindrospermum stagnale PCC 7417:
- a CDS encoding response regulator produces the protein MAAKRILVVDNEQYIQEVAKICLETVAGWDVLTASSGKEGIIQAEAYQPDAILLDVMMPDMDGITTFEKLQANAATQEIPVILLTAKIQASDRRRYAQMGIKTAIAKPFNPLELAGQVAEALGWSLD, from the coding sequence ATGGCAGCAAAACGAATTCTAGTGGTTGATAACGAGCAGTATATTCAAGAAGTTGCCAAGATTTGCTTAGAAACCGTTGCAGGTTGGGACGTACTGACGGCGAGTTCTGGAAAAGAGGGGATAATTCAAGCTGAGGCTTACCAACCAGATGCAATTTTGCTGGATGTGATGATGCCAGATATGGACGGCATTACCACTTTTGAGAAACTACAAGCAAATGCGGCAACACAAGAGATTCCGGTGATTTTGTTAACTGCTAAAATCCAGGCTTCTGACCGTCGCCGCTATGCTCAAATGGGGATAAAAACTGCGATCGCTAAACCATTCAATCCGTTAGAGTTAGCAGGTCAAGTGGCTGAAGCTTTAGGCTGGAGTTTAGATTAA